A stretch of Chanodichthys erythropterus isolate Z2021 chromosome 20, ASM2448905v1, whole genome shotgun sequence DNA encodes these proteins:
- the trappc6b gene encoding trafficking protein particle complex subunit 6b isoform X2 — protein MADEALFQFLHSEIIQYVNCAETGESENGRCVSKLENMGFRVGQGLIERFTKDTPRFKDELDVMKFICKDFWTSVFKKQIDNLRTNHQGIYVLQDNKFRLLTQLSAGKQYLEHAPKFLAFTCGLVRGALSNLGVKSIVTAEVSVMPACKFQVMIQKI, from the exons ATGGCAGACGAGGCTCTCTTTCAGTTCCTTCACAGTGAAATTATTCAGTATGTCAACTGTGCAGAAACTGGAGAATCG GAGAATGGACGGTGTGTTTCTAAACTTGAGAACATGGGTTTTCGTGTGGGACAAGGACTTATTGAGAG GTTTACCAAAGACACACCGCGTTTCAAAGATGAGCTTGATGTCATGAAGTTCATCTGCAAAGATTTTTGGACCAGTGTTTTTAAGAAGCAGATTGACAACCTGAGAACGAACCACCAG GGTATTTATGTGCTACAAGATAACAAGTTCCGTCTGCTGACCCAACTGTCTGCTGGCAAACAGTATCTGGAACATGCGCCGAAG TTTTTAGCTTTCACCTGTGGATTGGTCCGAGGAGCACTTTCAAACCTTGGTGTGAAAAGTATAGTCACAGCGGAAGTGTCGGTCATGCCTGCCT GTAAATTCCAGGTGATGATCCAGAAGATCTGA
- the trappc6b gene encoding trafficking protein particle complex subunit 6b isoform X1: MADEALFQFLHSEIIQYVNCAETGESENGRCVSKLENMGFRVGQGLIESADCHWNIQNLTLNKFTKDTPRFKDELDVMKFICKDFWTSVFKKQIDNLRTNHQGIYVLQDNKFRLLTQLSAGKQYLEHAPKFLAFTCGLVRGALSNLGVKSIVTAEVSVMPACKFQVMIQKI; the protein is encoded by the exons ATGGCAGACGAGGCTCTCTTTCAGTTCCTTCACAGTGAAATTATTCAGTATGTCAACTGTGCAGAAACTGGAGAATCG GAGAATGGACGGTGTGTTTCTAAACTTGAGAACATGGGTTTTCGTGTGGGACAAGGACTTATTGAGAG TGCAGATTGTCACTGGAATATCCAGAATTTAACTCTGAACAA GTTTACCAAAGACACACCGCGTTTCAAAGATGAGCTTGATGTCATGAAGTTCATCTGCAAAGATTTTTGGACCAGTGTTTTTAAGAAGCAGATTGACAACCTGAGAACGAACCACCAG GGTATTTATGTGCTACAAGATAACAAGTTCCGTCTGCTGACCCAACTGTCTGCTGGCAAACAGTATCTGGAACATGCGCCGAAG TTTTTAGCTTTCACCTGTGGATTGGTCCGAGGAGCACTTTCAAACCTTGGTGTGAAAAGTATAGTCACAGCGGAAGTGTCGGTCATGCCTGCCT GTAAATTCCAGGTGATGATCCAGAAGATCTGA
- the pan2 gene encoding PAN2-PAN3 deadenylation complex catalytic subunit PAN2 isoform X1, translating into MMNFEGLDPGLGEYAPGLHGSLEPGLDSSMDPRLDPALMQGVELDPDALAVPVSDSVHIVEGMYSELHSVAAEVGIPVTATHFDLQEELLWMGNHRGHASSFFGPTMGRYSSFQVHMTDDIRHIQSMDTGVLFLTKNNLKCLTRGGFIMFDYPMEEGADMHSLILNDNNTLLMGGLQNYVAELDLTTVQETQKFTVEVPGVAIMRQSNRFFFCGHTSGKVSLRDLRTFKMEHEFDAFSGSLSDFDVHGNLLAACGFSSRGLNGLSCDRFLMVYDLRMMRAITPLQVHVDPLFLRFIPTYTSRLAIISQTGQCQFCEPTGLANLADIFHVNTVGQLLMSFDVSSSKQALSFGDSGGCVHLWSSAPEVSFNSYSRETELALPCLVDSLPQLDWNHELMPLSLLPMPLTSTEPLLSDWPTSLITPSPRRAPAVDPEILRTMKTVGFIGYAPNPRTRPRNQVPYKIKEVELEYDSYNQVPESPIGRDEEPHLYMIPKKYRKVTIKYSKLGLEDFDFKHYNRTLFAGLEPHIPNAYCNCMIQVLYFLEPIRCLVQNHLCQKEFCLACELGFLFHMLDLSRGDPCQASNFLRAFRTIPEASALGLILADSDEQTGKARLGRLIQSWNRFILAQLHQETLEQEGPQAYRGASSSALGSSGESVIGRLFGCEVENSSSCRCGKETVRSSLTLLFTMHYPEQSSLDKKIEEYDFADILKKSICLEQSTQAWCDNCEKYQPTVQTRNIRCLPDVLVINCEVNSTKEAEFWKAQTEYTFNKALKKEAAEPQKPKEPLPTEWCLEEELCSVEGLTFDSHAEDMRHVWIPLSLKMCISKSQGLEVSSLSEGEELTESEEAEGASIYDLVVTVSHIQDARTGGNLVAHIKVGETYHQRKEGVTHQQWYLFNDFLIEPIDKAESAQFDANWKVPAVLYYIKRNYHAKYDLRIKNPIEASVLLTEASLARKQRKSHATFIPLMVSEMPQAGDLVGLDAEFVTLNQEEAELRSDGTKSTIKPSQMSVARITCVRGQGPNEGVPFIDDYISTQEQVVDYLTQYSGIKPGDLDAKISSKHLTTLKSTYLKLRFLIDTGVRFVGHGLQKDFRVINLMVPKDQVIDTVYLFHMPRKRMISLRFLAWYFLDLNIQSETHDSIEDARTALQLYRKYLELSHNGRQEEFRKVLKALYEKGRKLDWKVPDVDSADGQGSPKSTAVFPSVMGL; encoded by the exons ATGATGAACTTCGAGGGTCTGGACCCGGGCTTGGGCGAATACGCGCCCGGCCTGCATGGCAGCCTAGAGCCCGGTCTGGACTCTTCCATGGACCCGCGGCTCGACCCGGCGCTGATGCAGGGCGTGGAGCTCGACCCCGATGCGCTGGCCGTGCCAGTGTCCGACTCGGTGCACATAGTGGAGGGGATGTACTCAGAGCTGCACAGTGTGGCTGCTGAAGTCGGGATTCCTGTGACAGCCACACATTTCGACTTGCAGGAGGAGCTGCTTTGGATGGGGAACCATCGG GGACATGCAAGTTCCTTCTTTGGTCCCACAATGGGCCGCTACTCCTCTTTCCAGGTGCACATGACTGATGACATCCGCCACATCCAGAGTATGGACACGGGGGTGCTGTTTCTAACCAAAAACAACCTTAAATGCCTCACGCGAGGAGGTTTCATTATGTTTGATTATCC AATGGAGGAGGGTGCAGACATGCACAGTTTGATTCTGAACGATAATAACACATTGTTAATGGGGGGTCTGCAGAACTATGTGGCAGAACTGGACCTCACCACAGTACAGGAAACACAAAAA TTTACTGTCGAAGTGCCTGGAGTCGCCATCATGAGACAGTCCAATCGCTTCTTTTTTTGCGGTCACACCTCTGGCAAG GTGTCTCTGCGTGATCTACGTACATTTAAAATGGAGCACGAGTTTGACGCGTTCTCTGGAAGCCTATCAGATTTTGACGTACATGGTAACCTGTTAGCGGCGTGTGGCTTCTCGAGCCGTGGCCTGAATGGACTGTCATGTGACCGGTTCCTCATGGTGTACGACCTACGCATGATGAGGGCCATCACCCCACTGCAGGTCCACGTGGACCCCCTTTTTCTCCGCTTCATCCCCACATACACCTCTCGTCTGGCTATCATTTCACAAACAG GTCAATGTCAGTTCTGTGAGCCCACTGGCCTGGCCAATCTGGCTGATATCTTCCATGTCAACACTGTGGGGCAGCTGCTGATGAGCTTTGATGTGTCCTCCAGCAAACAGGCGCTCTCTTTTGGGGACTCTGGTGGCTGTGTGCACCTGTGGTCCAGCGCCCCAGAGGTTTCCTTTAACAGTTACTCCAGGGAGACGGAGTTAGCCCTGCCCTGCCTGGTGGACTCCTTGCCCCAGCTGGATTGGAACCATGAGCTGATGCCTCTGTCCCTTCTGCCCATGCCCCTTACCAGTACAGAGCCCCTGCTCTCTGATTGGCCCACCTCCCTTATCACACCCAGCCCCAG ACGAGCCCCTGCAGTCGATCCAGAGATTCTTAGGACTATGAAAACAGTGGGCTTTATTGGATATGCCCCCAATCCTAGAACCCGTCCCAGAAACCAG GTTCCTTATAAGATTAAAGAAGTAGAACTTGAGTATGACAGCTATAATCAGGTCCCGGAGTCTCCTATTGGTCGAGATGAGGAGCCGCATCTTTACATGATTCCAAAGAAATACAGGAAG GTGACCATTAAATATTCCAAACTGGGACTGGAAGACTTTGATTTTAAGCACTATAACCGGACTCTGTTTGCTGGTTTGGAGCCTCACATACCCAATGCTTACTGTAACTGCATGATCCAG GTGCTGTACTTCCTGGAGCCAATCAGGTGCCTGGTACAGAATCACTTGTGTCAGAAGGAGTTCTGTCTGGCCTGTGAGCTAGGCTTCCTTTTTCACATGCTAGACTTGAGCAGAGGAGACCCCTGCCAG GCCAGTAATTTTCTCCGGGCTTTCCGGACAATCCCAGAGGCCTCTGCGTTGGGTTTGATCCTGGCTGACTCTGATGAACAGACAGGGAAAGCCCGTCTGGGGCGTCTCATCCAGAGCTGGAACCGCTTCATTCTCGCACAGCTGCATCAGGAAACACTGGAGCAGGAAGGACCTCAAGCATACAGAGGAGCCAGCAGCAG TGCGCTGGGTTCCTCGGGGGAGTCTGTGATTGGCCGGTTGTTTGGCTGTGAAGTGGAGAACAGCAGTTCGTGTCGCTGTGGAAAGGAGACGGTTCGCTCTTCTTTGACCCTGCTGTTTACCATGCACTACCCTGAGCAGAGCTCTCTGG ATAAGAAGATAGAGGAATATGACTTTGCAGACATCCTGAAGAAGAGTATCTGTCTGGAACAGAGCACACAGGCCTGGTGCGACAACTGTGAGAAATACCAGCCAACA GTGCAGACCAGGAACATTCGCTGTCTGCCTGATGTTCTGGTGATCAACTGTGAGGTGAACAGCACTAAAGAGGCAGAGTTCTGGAAGGCACAGACTGAG TATACATTCAACAAAGCTCTGAAGAAAGAGGCAGCTGAACCTCAAAAACCCAAAGAGCCTCTACCGACAGAATGGTGTTTAGA GGAAGAGCTGTGCAGTGTGGAGGGCTTGACATTTGACTCTCACGCGGAGGACATGAGGCACGTGTGGATCCCTCTTAGTCTGAAGATGTGCATTAGTAAGTCTCAGGGCCTGGAGGTCAGCAGCCTGTCTGAGGGAGAGGAG CTGACTGAAAGTGAAGAGGCAGAAGGGGCTTCTATCTATGACCTGGTCGTCACTGTGTCTCATATCCAAGATGCTCGGACCGGAGGAAACCTGGTGGCACATATCAAAGTGGGCGAGACCTACCATCAGAGGAAAGAA ggagtaacacaccAGCAGTGGTATCTGTTCAATGATTTTCTGATTGAGCCGATTGACAAg GCTGAATCAGCACAGTTTGATGCAAACTGGAAGGTTCCTGCTGTACTTTACTACATCAAGAGGAACTACCACGCCAAGTATGATTTGCGAA TTAAGAACCCTATTGAGGCCAGCGTTCTGCTGACGGAGGCTTCGTTGGCACGGAAACAGAGGAAGAGTCACGCCACCTTCATACCCCTCATGGTGAGCGAGATGCCGCAGGCTGGAGATCTTGTTGGATTAGATGCAGAGTTTGTCACGCTCAACCAG GAAGAGGCAGAACTGCGCAGTGACGGAACCAAGTCCACCATTAAGCCCAGCCAGATGTCTGTCGCTCGTATCACATGCGTGAGAGGCCAGGGTCCTAATGAGGGAGTGCCGTTCATTGATGACTACATATCTACACAGGAACAG GTGGTGGACTACCTGACCCAGTACTCTGGTATCAAACCTGGAGACCTGGATGCAAAGATTTCATCGAAACACTTGACTACTCTGAAATCTACGTATCTTAAATTGCGATTTCTTATCGACACTGGTGTTCGCTTCGTCGGCCATGGGTTGCAGAAAGATTTTCGGGTTATTAACTTAATG GTTCCAAAAGACCAGGTGATTGACACCGTCTACCTCTTCCACATGCCTAGAAAACGTATGATATCTCTGCGTTTCCTGGCATGGTACTTCCTCG ATCTGAACATTCAGAGTGAAACTCATGATAGTATCGAAGATGCACGGACTGCCCTACAGTTGTACAGGAAGTACCTGGAGCTGAGTCATAACGGACGACAAGAAGAGTTCCGGAAGGTTCTCAAGGCTCTCTATGAGAAAGGACGAAAACTAGACTGGAAAGTTCCAGACGTTGACTCTGCAGATGGTCAAGGTAGCCCAAAAA GTACAGCCGTGTTTCCCTCTGTGATGGGTTTATGA
- the pan2 gene encoding PAN2-PAN3 deadenylation complex catalytic subunit PAN2 isoform X2, giving the protein MMNFEGLDPGLGEYAPGLHGSLEPGLDSSMDPRLDPALMQGVELDPDALAVPVSDSVHIVEGMYSELHSVAAEVGIPVTATHFDLQEELLWMGNHRGHASSFFGPTMGRYSSFQVHMTDDIRHIQSMDTGVLFLTKNNLKCLTRGGFIMFDYPMEEGADMHSLILNDNNTLLMGGLQNYVAELDLTTVQETQKFTVEVPGVAIMRQSNRFFFCGHTSGKVSLRDLRTFKMEHEFDAFSGSLSDFDVHGNLLAACGFSSRGLNGLSCDRFLMVYDLRMMRAITPLQVHVDPLFLRFIPTYTSRLAIISQTGQCQFCEPTGLANLADIFHVNTVGQLLMSFDVSSSKQALSFGDSGGCVHLWSSAPEVSFNSYSRETELALPCLVDSLPQLDWNHELMPLSLLPMPLTSTEPLLSDWPTSLITPSPRRAPAVDPEILRTMKTVGFIGYAPNPRTRPRNQVPYKIKEVELEYDSYNQVPESPIGRDEEPHLYMIPKKYRKVTIKYSKLGLEDFDFKHYNRTLFAGLEPHIPNAYCNCMIQVLYFLEPIRCLVQNHLCQKEFCLACELGFLFHMLDLSRGDPCQASNFLRAFRTIPEASALGLILADSDEQTGKARLGRLIQSWNRFILAQLHQETLEQEGPQAYRGASSSALGSSGESVIGRLFGCEVENSSSCRCGKETVRSSLTLLFTMHYPEQSSLDKKIEEYDFADILKKSICLEQSTQAWCDNCEKYQPTVQTRNIRCLPDVLVINCEVNSTKEAEFWKAQTEYTFNKALKKEAAEPQKPKEPLPTEWCLEEELCSVEGLTFDSHAEDMRHVWIPLSLKMCISKSQGLEVSSLSEGEELTESEEAEGASIYDLVVTVSHIQDARTGGNLVAHIKVGETYHQRKEGVTHQQWYLFNDFLIEPIDKAESAQFDANWKVPAVLYYIKRNYHAKYDLRIKNPIEASVLLTEASLARKQRKSHATFIPLMVSEMPQAGDLVGLDAEFVTLNQEEAELRSDGTKSTIKPSQMSVARITCVRGQGPNEGVPFIDDYISTQEQVVDYLTQYSGIKPGDLDAKISSKHLTTLKSTYLKLRFLIDTGVRFVGHGLQKDFRVINLMVPKDQVIDTVYLFHMPRKRMISLRFLAWYFLDLNIQSETHDSIEDARTALQLYRKYLELSHNGRQEEFRKVLKALYEKGRKLDWKVPDVDSADGQGTAVFPSVMGL; this is encoded by the exons ATGATGAACTTCGAGGGTCTGGACCCGGGCTTGGGCGAATACGCGCCCGGCCTGCATGGCAGCCTAGAGCCCGGTCTGGACTCTTCCATGGACCCGCGGCTCGACCCGGCGCTGATGCAGGGCGTGGAGCTCGACCCCGATGCGCTGGCCGTGCCAGTGTCCGACTCGGTGCACATAGTGGAGGGGATGTACTCAGAGCTGCACAGTGTGGCTGCTGAAGTCGGGATTCCTGTGACAGCCACACATTTCGACTTGCAGGAGGAGCTGCTTTGGATGGGGAACCATCGG GGACATGCAAGTTCCTTCTTTGGTCCCACAATGGGCCGCTACTCCTCTTTCCAGGTGCACATGACTGATGACATCCGCCACATCCAGAGTATGGACACGGGGGTGCTGTTTCTAACCAAAAACAACCTTAAATGCCTCACGCGAGGAGGTTTCATTATGTTTGATTATCC AATGGAGGAGGGTGCAGACATGCACAGTTTGATTCTGAACGATAATAACACATTGTTAATGGGGGGTCTGCAGAACTATGTGGCAGAACTGGACCTCACCACAGTACAGGAAACACAAAAA TTTACTGTCGAAGTGCCTGGAGTCGCCATCATGAGACAGTCCAATCGCTTCTTTTTTTGCGGTCACACCTCTGGCAAG GTGTCTCTGCGTGATCTACGTACATTTAAAATGGAGCACGAGTTTGACGCGTTCTCTGGAAGCCTATCAGATTTTGACGTACATGGTAACCTGTTAGCGGCGTGTGGCTTCTCGAGCCGTGGCCTGAATGGACTGTCATGTGACCGGTTCCTCATGGTGTACGACCTACGCATGATGAGGGCCATCACCCCACTGCAGGTCCACGTGGACCCCCTTTTTCTCCGCTTCATCCCCACATACACCTCTCGTCTGGCTATCATTTCACAAACAG GTCAATGTCAGTTCTGTGAGCCCACTGGCCTGGCCAATCTGGCTGATATCTTCCATGTCAACACTGTGGGGCAGCTGCTGATGAGCTTTGATGTGTCCTCCAGCAAACAGGCGCTCTCTTTTGGGGACTCTGGTGGCTGTGTGCACCTGTGGTCCAGCGCCCCAGAGGTTTCCTTTAACAGTTACTCCAGGGAGACGGAGTTAGCCCTGCCCTGCCTGGTGGACTCCTTGCCCCAGCTGGATTGGAACCATGAGCTGATGCCTCTGTCCCTTCTGCCCATGCCCCTTACCAGTACAGAGCCCCTGCTCTCTGATTGGCCCACCTCCCTTATCACACCCAGCCCCAG ACGAGCCCCTGCAGTCGATCCAGAGATTCTTAGGACTATGAAAACAGTGGGCTTTATTGGATATGCCCCCAATCCTAGAACCCGTCCCAGAAACCAG GTTCCTTATAAGATTAAAGAAGTAGAACTTGAGTATGACAGCTATAATCAGGTCCCGGAGTCTCCTATTGGTCGAGATGAGGAGCCGCATCTTTACATGATTCCAAAGAAATACAGGAAG GTGACCATTAAATATTCCAAACTGGGACTGGAAGACTTTGATTTTAAGCACTATAACCGGACTCTGTTTGCTGGTTTGGAGCCTCACATACCCAATGCTTACTGTAACTGCATGATCCAG GTGCTGTACTTCCTGGAGCCAATCAGGTGCCTGGTACAGAATCACTTGTGTCAGAAGGAGTTCTGTCTGGCCTGTGAGCTAGGCTTCCTTTTTCACATGCTAGACTTGAGCAGAGGAGACCCCTGCCAG GCCAGTAATTTTCTCCGGGCTTTCCGGACAATCCCAGAGGCCTCTGCGTTGGGTTTGATCCTGGCTGACTCTGATGAACAGACAGGGAAAGCCCGTCTGGGGCGTCTCATCCAGAGCTGGAACCGCTTCATTCTCGCACAGCTGCATCAGGAAACACTGGAGCAGGAAGGACCTCAAGCATACAGAGGAGCCAGCAGCAG TGCGCTGGGTTCCTCGGGGGAGTCTGTGATTGGCCGGTTGTTTGGCTGTGAAGTGGAGAACAGCAGTTCGTGTCGCTGTGGAAAGGAGACGGTTCGCTCTTCTTTGACCCTGCTGTTTACCATGCACTACCCTGAGCAGAGCTCTCTGG ATAAGAAGATAGAGGAATATGACTTTGCAGACATCCTGAAGAAGAGTATCTGTCTGGAACAGAGCACACAGGCCTGGTGCGACAACTGTGAGAAATACCAGCCAACA GTGCAGACCAGGAACATTCGCTGTCTGCCTGATGTTCTGGTGATCAACTGTGAGGTGAACAGCACTAAAGAGGCAGAGTTCTGGAAGGCACAGACTGAG TATACATTCAACAAAGCTCTGAAGAAAGAGGCAGCTGAACCTCAAAAACCCAAAGAGCCTCTACCGACAGAATGGTGTTTAGA GGAAGAGCTGTGCAGTGTGGAGGGCTTGACATTTGACTCTCACGCGGAGGACATGAGGCACGTGTGGATCCCTCTTAGTCTGAAGATGTGCATTAGTAAGTCTCAGGGCCTGGAGGTCAGCAGCCTGTCTGAGGGAGAGGAG CTGACTGAAAGTGAAGAGGCAGAAGGGGCTTCTATCTATGACCTGGTCGTCACTGTGTCTCATATCCAAGATGCTCGGACCGGAGGAAACCTGGTGGCACATATCAAAGTGGGCGAGACCTACCATCAGAGGAAAGAA ggagtaacacaccAGCAGTGGTATCTGTTCAATGATTTTCTGATTGAGCCGATTGACAAg GCTGAATCAGCACAGTTTGATGCAAACTGGAAGGTTCCTGCTGTACTTTACTACATCAAGAGGAACTACCACGCCAAGTATGATTTGCGAA TTAAGAACCCTATTGAGGCCAGCGTTCTGCTGACGGAGGCTTCGTTGGCACGGAAACAGAGGAAGAGTCACGCCACCTTCATACCCCTCATGGTGAGCGAGATGCCGCAGGCTGGAGATCTTGTTGGATTAGATGCAGAGTTTGTCACGCTCAACCAG GAAGAGGCAGAACTGCGCAGTGACGGAACCAAGTCCACCATTAAGCCCAGCCAGATGTCTGTCGCTCGTATCACATGCGTGAGAGGCCAGGGTCCTAATGAGGGAGTGCCGTTCATTGATGACTACATATCTACACAGGAACAG GTGGTGGACTACCTGACCCAGTACTCTGGTATCAAACCTGGAGACCTGGATGCAAAGATTTCATCGAAACACTTGACTACTCTGAAATCTACGTATCTTAAATTGCGATTTCTTATCGACACTGGTGTTCGCTTCGTCGGCCATGGGTTGCAGAAAGATTTTCGGGTTATTAACTTAATG GTTCCAAAAGACCAGGTGATTGACACCGTCTACCTCTTCCACATGCCTAGAAAACGTATGATATCTCTGCGTTTCCTGGCATGGTACTTCCTCG ATCTGAACATTCAGAGTGAAACTCATGATAGTATCGAAGATGCACGGACTGCCCTACAGTTGTACAGGAAGTACCTGGAGCTGAGTCATAACGGACGACAAGAAGAGTTCCGGAAGGTTCTCAAGGCTCTCTATGAGAAAGGACGAAAACTAGACTGGAAAGTTCCAGACGTTGACTCTGCAGATGGTCAAG GTACAGCCGTGTTTCCCTCTGTGATGGGTTTATGA
- the plagx gene encoding pleiomorphic adenoma gene X, whose protein sequence is MFHGKDQLNGHLQNHDPNKQELQCEECGKCYNTRLGLRRHVATHATSAGSDLSCKVCRQVFESMPALLEHLSTHTGRPPPGTVVRERKHQCERCGRRFFTRKDVRRHAVVHTGRRDFLCPRCAQRFGRRDHLTRHLKKSHAQELETLPPMPIKEEPSPTMCSVGSPKDATEAFSMALFNPQGLPSASTSGVNHHHHHTMVSGPMSSPMGVGCYLEPNKPPPQQYQQAPRYQPSSTTSYLKAEMENFLTELQCGPMPPQAAVATAVSRPGDLLPDGLGAQSAHFTLRNSAFTSAEPPTTSANMDLSHLLGFLPFGLPPYSTPLGYSTTTTAVSPSPTSQLSGPLTSFQPQSLHEPQASGHLNQLSGFSPTLPRFHQAFQQ, encoded by the coding sequence ATGTTCCATGGCAAAGACCAGCTAAACGGCCACCTGCAAAACCACGACCCCAACAAGCAGGAACTGCAGTGTGAGGAATGCGGAAAGTGTTACAACACTCGCCTCGGTCTAAGACGCCACGTGGCCACACATGCCACCTCTGCCGGCAGTGACCTCTCCTGTAAGGTCTGTCGTCAGGTGTTCGAGAGCATGCCTGCGTTACTCGAGCACCTGAGTACGCACACCGGCCGCCCGCCCCCGGGGACTGTGGTGCGGGAAAGGAAGCATCAGTGCGAGCGGTGCGGCCGACGCTTCTTCACTCGCAAAGATGTGAGGCGCCACGCAGTGGTGCACACCGGCCGGCGAGACTTCCTGTGCCCTCGTTGCGCCCAGCGATTCGGCCGTCGCGATCACCTCACCCGACACCTGAAGAAAAGTCACGCGCAAGAGTTGGAGACCCTCCCGCCAATGCCCATTAAGGAGGAGCCTAGTCCCACCATGTGCTCCGTCGGATCTCCGAAAGATGCCACAGAGGCGTTTTCCATGGCCTTGTTCAACCCACAAGGCCTTCCGAGTGCATCTACCTCAGGGgtcaatcatcatcatcatcacacgATGGTGTCTGGCCCCATGTCCAGCCCCATGGGTGTGGGCTGCTACCTCGAGCCAAACAAGCCTCCGCCACAGCAGTACCAGCAGGCTCCCAGATATCAGCCGAGCTCCACTACCTCGTATCTGAAAGCAGAGATGGAGAATTTCCTGACCGAACTCCAGTGCGGGCCTATGCCGCCACAGGCTGCTGTGGCCACTGCTGTCTCCCGGCCGGGCGACCTCCTTCCTGACGGTCTGGGAGCTCAGAGTGCCCATTTCACCCTCAGGAACTCGGCATTCACCTCTGCCGAGCCACCTACCACCTCCGCCAACATGGACCTTTCGCACCTGCTGGGCTTCCTGCCATTCGGCCTGCCTCCCTACAGCACTCCCCTGGGATACTCCACCACCACAACCGCCGTGTCCCCAAGCCCTACCTCTCAGCTCTCTGGGCCGCTTACCTCATTTCAGCCACAGTCACTGCATGAGCCTCAGGCTTCAGGGCACTTAAACCAGCTCTCTGGTTTCTCGCCAACTCTACCTCGATTCCATCAGGCCTTCCAGCAATGA